One stretch of Sinomonas terrae DNA includes these proteins:
- a CDS encoding FAD-binding oxidoreductase — translation MNSDVPGFQGELLRPGDEGYSASRRIWNGAIDRRPALIARCLDEEDASATLKYALSRKLPLSVRGGGHNVSGSALAEGGVVIDFSALRGVVVDPDSTSARVQPGALWGDVDAATQKHGLAMPAGIVTHTGVAGLTLGGGFGWLSRRWGLTSDNLLSVAMLLADGSRVHASEDENPDLFWAVQGGGGNFGIATEFRFQAHRLGTHVLAGPILFRAEQAPEVLAFYREFIAEALDELSVYLNLRTAPPFDWVPEHLRGTDILLVIPFFVGDPREGEELLRPLRAFGPPAADLVRYKPYVEHQAMFDAGVPHHWGYYWKSHYLPPLTDAAIEVLLEHSWAKSSPASYTLLFHMGGAIASRSQDSSAASGRDAAHAMNINAAWPAGGPTHPDIAWCRDYFAAMEPHATGGVYVNFLHNDEGEARIRAAYGSRYDRLTQIKAKYDPHNVFQSNQNIKPSPAEQT, via the coding sequence ATGAACAGTGACGTACCGGGCTTTCAGGGCGAATTGCTAAGGCCCGGGGATGAAGGGTATTCGGCATCCCGGCGGATCTGGAACGGGGCCATCGATCGGCGCCCGGCCCTGATCGCGCGCTGCCTCGACGAGGAGGACGCGTCCGCCACGCTGAAATACGCGCTGAGCCGGAAGCTGCCGCTCTCCGTGCGCGGAGGCGGCCACAACGTCTCCGGTTCGGCGCTGGCCGAGGGCGGGGTCGTCATCGACTTCTCGGCCCTCAGGGGCGTGGTCGTCGACCCGGACAGCACGAGCGCCCGGGTGCAGCCCGGCGCCCTGTGGGGCGACGTCGACGCCGCGACCCAGAAGCACGGTCTGGCCATGCCGGCCGGGATCGTCACCCATACCGGGGTGGCCGGGCTGACCCTGGGCGGCGGCTTCGGCTGGCTGAGCCGACGGTGGGGGCTGACCTCGGACAACCTGCTCTCCGTCGCGATGCTCCTGGCCGACGGCAGCCGAGTCCACGCATCCGAGGACGAGAACCCCGATCTCTTCTGGGCCGTCCAAGGGGGCGGCGGCAACTTCGGTATCGCGACCGAATTCCGCTTCCAGGCCCACCGCCTCGGCACCCACGTCCTGGCAGGCCCCATCCTGTTCCGCGCCGAGCAGGCGCCGGAGGTCCTCGCCTTCTACCGCGAATTCATCGCCGAAGCCCTGGACGAGCTCTCCGTCTACCTGAACCTCCGCACGGCTCCGCCGTTCGACTGGGTCCCGGAACACCTGCGAGGCACCGACATACTGCTGGTGATCCCCTTCTTCGTCGGCGACCCCCGGGAGGGCGAGGAGCTGCTGCGGCCGCTGCGCGCCTTCGGCCCGCCCGCCGCCGACCTCGTCCGCTACAAACCGTACGTCGAGCACCAGGCCATGTTCGACGCCGGGGTCCCCCATCACTGGGGCTACTACTGGAAATCGCACTACCTGCCCCCGCTCACCGACGCCGCAATCGAGGTCCTGCTCGAGCATTCGTGGGCCAAGAGCTCCCCGGCCTCCTACACGCTGCTGTTCCACATGGGCGGCGCCATCGCCTCACGCTCCCAGGACAGCTCCGCGGCCAGCGGGCGCGACGCGGCGCACGCGATGAACATCAACGCCGCCTGGCCCGCCGGAGGCCCGACCCACCCCGATATCGCCTGGTGCAGGGACTACTTCGCCGCGATGGAGCCCCATGCCACCGGCGGGGTCTACGTGAACTTCCTCCACAACGACGAGGGCGAAGCCCGGATCCGCGCAGCCTACGGCAGCCGCTACGACCGCCTCACCCAAATCAAAGCCAAATACGACCCCCACAACGTCTTCCAATCGAACCAGAACATCAAACCCTCACCAGCCGAGCAGACATGA
- a CDS encoding ester cyclase translates to MGEDGKAGTRHFIEDAWNNGRFDQAREHLAPEFVNHTPFGEENRDEFLARIASFREAFADFTMVVDQMLADGDFVTTQWTATGVHRGAFRGIAPTGRRVSFGGIAIDKVVDGHRVEGWALIDMFGLLQQLGASMKIPDPNG, encoded by the coding sequence ATGGGCGAAGACGGCAAGGCCGGCACCCGGCATTTCATCGAGGACGCTTGGAACAACGGCCGATTCGATCAGGCGCGGGAGCATCTCGCCCCTGAGTTCGTGAACCATACGCCGTTCGGCGAGGAGAACCGGGACGAGTTCCTCGCCCGCATCGCATCATTCCGTGAGGCGTTCGCGGATTTCACCATGGTCGTCGACCAGATGCTCGCCGACGGCGATTTCGTCACGACGCAGTGGACCGCGACCGGTGTGCACCGAGGCGCGTTCCGCGGGATCGCCCCCACCGGCCGCCGAGTCAGCTTTGGTGGGATCGCCATCGACAAGGTGGTCGACGGCCACCGAGTGGAGGGCTGGGCGCTGATCGACATGTTCGGACTACTGCAGCAGTTGGGCGCCAGCATGAAGATTCCCGACCCGAACGGCTGA
- a CDS encoding heavy metal-responsive transcriptional regulator, translating into MLVEEVAGYTVGEAARRAGVSRKAIRVYEARGLLLEPARTSGGYRLFTDEDVAVLQFIRRAKSLGLSLSEIAEVLDLQRGGAQPCGLVIGLLDAHLAQIERTLAELGALRESLLAARDTAQASLQSGQEAVFCRIIEGPWDREGGGAGNLRAGQR; encoded by the coding sequence ATGCTGGTCGAGGAGGTCGCTGGCTATACGGTCGGGGAGGCGGCGCGGAGGGCCGGGGTGAGCCGGAAGGCGATCCGGGTGTATGAGGCGAGGGGGCTGCTCCTTGAGCCGGCGCGTACCTCGGGGGGCTACAGGCTGTTCACGGACGAGGATGTGGCAGTTCTGCAGTTCATCCGCCGGGCGAAGTCGCTGGGGCTGAGCCTGTCGGAGATCGCCGAGGTCCTGGACCTCCAGCGCGGGGGCGCCCAGCCGTGCGGGCTGGTGATCGGGCTCCTGGATGCTCATCTGGCCCAGATCGAGCGCACCCTGGCCGAGCTCGGGGCGCTGCGCGAGTCGCTGCTGGCAGCCCGCGACACCGCCCAGGCGTCGCTCCAGTCGGGGCAGGAGGCGGTCTTCTGCCGCATCATCGAGGGCCCGTGGGACCGTGAAGGTGGAGGCGCCGGGAACCTGCGGGCAGGTCAGAGGTAG
- a CDS encoding heavy metal-responsive transcriptional regulator, whose amino-acid sequence MRISEAAAAAGTTDKTLRFYEDIGLLPGIGRTPAGYRDYPESAVRRAAFIRRSRAAGLSLEQAGALLAVHDAGARPCAHVRDRLAEQLDAIDARIAELQDLRSTLAEQFEASASGAQGCDSGEICSYL is encoded by the coding sequence ATGCGCATCTCAGAGGCAGCGGCCGCCGCGGGCACCACCGACAAGACCCTCCGGTTCTACGAGGACATCGGACTCCTGCCCGGCATCGGAAGGACGCCAGCGGGCTACCGCGACTATCCCGAGAGCGCCGTGCGGCGGGCAGCCTTCATCCGGCGGTCCCGCGCCGCAGGCCTCAGCCTCGAGCAGGCCGGTGCGCTGCTGGCCGTGCACGACGCCGGGGCCAGGCCATGCGCCCATGTCCGCGACCGGCTCGCCGAACAGCTCGATGCCATCGATGCCCGCATCGCCGAGCTCCAGGACCTCCGCAGCACCCTCGCCGAACAGTTCGAGGCATCCGCGTCCGGGGCGCAAGGCTGCGACTCCGGGGAGATCTGCAGCTACCTCTGA
- the merA gene encoding mercury(II) reductase, whose translation MAEEYDLVVVGSGSAGFAAAIRATTMGLRVAMAESATVGGTCVNTGCVPSKALLAAAQARHAAADAGRFPGLAPAPVGLDMPALVAGKDALVGWMRQQKYLDLADDYGWDIHRGRAVFSGVADDPVLDVADGDREAVRLRGRHYLVATGSAPWVPELPGLAEAGYLTSQTAMELEEVPESLLIVGGGYVAVEQAQLFARLGSRVTVLARSRLLSGEEPEVSMALASVFHEEGITVARRAVPTAVRTEPDTGEAVVTAAVAGGAAQDFRAQRVLMATGRRPVTEGLGLPGIGVATGDRGEVLVDPGLRTTNPRVWGAGDVTGHREFVNVAAAHGALAVENAFAAAGLEVDYSQLPRVAFTSPAVGAVGLTDRQANGAGHACECRVLPLEFVPRALVNRDTRGFIKIVAEEGTGRILGITAVAQDAGELAAAGVHLIASGTTVHELASRWAPYLTMAEGLKIAAQSYTADVSRLSCCAV comes from the coding sequence ATTGCCGAGGAGTACGACCTTGTTGTCGTCGGGTCGGGAAGCGCCGGGTTCGCCGCTGCGATCCGGGCCACGACCATGGGGTTGCGGGTGGCGATGGCCGAGAGTGCCACTGTGGGCGGCACCTGCGTGAATACCGGGTGCGTCCCGTCCAAGGCCCTCCTGGCAGCCGCACAGGCCCGCCACGCGGCCGCCGACGCCGGCAGATTCCCGGGCCTGGCACCAGCCCCGGTCGGCCTGGACATGCCGGCTCTGGTGGCGGGCAAGGACGCCCTGGTGGGGTGGATGCGGCAGCAGAAGTACCTGGACCTGGCCGATGACTACGGCTGGGACATCCACCGCGGCCGGGCTGTTTTCTCCGGCGTCGCGGACGATCCGGTCCTTGACGTGGCCGACGGGGACCGGGAGGCGGTGCGACTGCGCGGGCGGCACTACCTGGTCGCCACCGGATCCGCCCCGTGGGTGCCAGAGCTGCCCGGGCTCGCCGAGGCCGGGTACCTGACCTCGCAGACCGCGATGGAGCTGGAGGAGGTGCCCGAGTCACTCCTGATCGTCGGCGGCGGGTACGTCGCGGTCGAGCAGGCCCAGCTGTTCGCCCGGCTCGGCTCCAGGGTCACCGTGCTGGCCCGCTCCCGCCTGCTCTCCGGCGAGGAGCCCGAGGTCTCCATGGCGCTGGCCTCCGTCTTCCATGAGGAGGGCATCACGGTGGCCCGGCGCGCCGTCCCCACCGCGGTCCGAACCGAACCGGACACCGGGGAGGCGGTCGTCACGGCCGCCGTCGCCGGCGGCGCAGCCCAGGACTTCCGGGCACAGCGGGTGCTGATGGCGACCGGACGCCGCCCCGTCACCGAAGGACTGGGCCTTCCCGGGATCGGCGTCGCCACCGGCGACCGGGGCGAGGTCCTGGTCGACCCCGGCCTGCGGACCACGAACCCCCGGGTCTGGGGTGCCGGGGACGTCACCGGGCACCGCGAGTTCGTCAACGTCGCCGCCGCCCACGGCGCCCTGGCCGTGGAGAACGCCTTCGCCGCGGCCGGTCTGGAGGTCGACTATTCGCAGCTGCCGCGGGTGGCGTTCACGAGCCCCGCCGTGGGAGCGGTCGGGCTGACCGACCGGCAGGCCAACGGCGCGGGCCACGCTTGCGAGTGCCGGGTGCTGCCCCTGGAGTTCGTGCCCAGGGCGCTCGTGAACCGGGACACCCGGGGGTTCATCAAGATCGTGGCCGAGGAGGGCACCGGGAGGATCCTGGGCATCACCGCCGTCGCCCAGGACGCCGGCGAGCTTGCCGCGGCCGGCGTGCATCTGATCGCCTCGGGCACCACGGTCCACGAGCTCGCCTCCCGGTGGGCGCCCTACCTGACGATGGCCGAGGGGCTGAAGATCGCCGCCCAGTCCTACACGGCCGACGTCTCCCGCCTCTCCTGCTGCGCCGTGTGA
- a CDS encoding carboxymuconolactone decarboxylase family protein produces MPRIPAHTLDTVPDASREHAERLERRMGRLMNIHAEMAHSPVVIGAYQGMQKAIAEHGTFDARTREAIALAVGNQNGCDYCQAAHTLSARKAGLADEQILALRAGEVGFDARLAALTEVARAAAADTGNVPEPVWQAALDAGWTDTELAEAFAHIAVNLFTNYFNHYAHTELDVPAAEPLTA; encoded by the coding sequence ATGCCCCGCATCCCCGCCCACACACTCGACACTGTCCCCGACGCTTCCCGCGAGCACGCCGAGCGCCTCGAGAGGAGGATGGGCCGGCTCATGAACATCCACGCCGAGATGGCCCACTCCCCCGTGGTGATCGGCGCCTACCAGGGCATGCAGAAGGCCATCGCGGAGCACGGCACGTTCGACGCCCGAACCCGCGAGGCGATCGCCCTGGCCGTGGGCAACCAGAACGGCTGCGACTACTGCCAGGCCGCCCACACGCTCTCGGCACGCAAGGCCGGGCTCGCCGACGAGCAGATCCTGGCCCTGCGCGCCGGGGAGGTCGGCTTCGATGCCCGGCTCGCGGCCCTGACCGAGGTCGCCCGCGCCGCCGCCGCGGATACCGGCAACGTCCCCGAGCCGGTATGGCAGGCGGCGCTGGATGCCGGGTGGACGGACACCGAGCTGGCCGAGGCCTTCGCCCACATCGCAGTCAACCTGTTCACGAACTACTTCAACCACTACGCCCACACCGAGCTCGACGTCCCAGCCGCCGAGCCCCTCACGGCCTGA
- a CDS encoding haloacid dehalogenase type II → MARAPEVIVFDVNETLSDMSPMGGRFAEAGAPADLARLWFATLLRDGFALAAAGDAAPFGEIGAEVLTGLLDSSGVPDPEGTARRLATSVAELPLHPDVTDGIRALRAAGNRLVTLTNGSAQVAQKLFDAAGIRDEFEALLSVEDAPAWKPHPSSYRYAAQRCGTREEDMLLVAVHPWDIHGAARAGLRTAWVNRIGGAYPSYLARPELTVASLTHLATELAAG, encoded by the coding sequence ATGGCACGAGCACCCGAAGTGATCGTCTTCGACGTCAACGAGACCCTCTCCGACATGTCCCCGATGGGGGGCCGGTTCGCCGAGGCCGGAGCCCCGGCCGATCTGGCCAGGCTCTGGTTCGCGACCCTGCTCAGGGACGGGTTCGCCCTGGCCGCTGCCGGAGACGCGGCCCCCTTCGGCGAGATCGGGGCCGAGGTCCTCACCGGCCTACTGGATTCGTCAGGGGTGCCCGACCCGGAGGGCACCGCCCGGCGACTGGCCACCTCGGTGGCGGAGCTTCCCCTGCACCCGGACGTCACCGACGGGATCCGCGCGCTGCGGGCGGCCGGGAACCGGCTCGTGACCCTGACCAACGGATCCGCCCAGGTCGCCCAGAAGCTCTTCGACGCCGCCGGGATCCGGGACGAGTTCGAGGCGCTGCTCTCCGTCGAGGACGCCCCCGCGTGGAAGCCCCACCCCTCCTCCTACCGGTACGCCGCCCAGCGGTGCGGGACCCGGGAGGAGGACATGCTCCTGGTCGCGGTGCACCCCTGGGACATCCACGGAGCCGCACGGGCGGGCCTGCGCACCGCCTGGGTCAACCGCATCGGGGGCGCCTACCCTTCCTACCTCGCCCGCCCCGAGCTCACCGTGGCCTCGCTGACCCACCTCGCCACGGAGCTCGCTGCAGGCTGA
- a CDS encoding permease — MAFLDTAWRSVLEGFFMFWGTLWALVLGFTLSGAVQAFVSRREMQKAMGDHRPATVVRTGLLGAASSSCSYAAAALAKSLFQRGADFTTSMVFMLASTNLVVELGLVLWLLAGWQFALAEFVGGAIMIALFVLIAPRVFPASELEAARARLAERAAAQGSPDEADEAERHGKGLWARMRSVSGWADAAGYAVSDATMLRRELLIGYLVAGILAVAVPPAVYSALFFPGHGLLTDAWDALVGPLVAFASFVCSIGNVPLAAALYRGGLGFGGTVAFVFADLIAFPLVAVYAKLYGRRIAVRVFLSFWAVMSAAGLATDLLFRGLGIAAPARPAEIVPARFEWNYTAWLNLAAIAAAVVLYWLYRGRDRFGTAGRYAKDPVCGMQVEKAHAPATHTHAGHMYWFCSDRCHEKFTADPDHYAAEPGSEPMGTEDASPPIAVDPVCGMRVDPGNPGGGTLAHDGTEYAFCSPGCREAFARDPQAYLGADGGSPSHGGPAVRDPVCGMEVDSEHAAARCQHEGREHLFCSTGCRDAFAARPHEFSQGHRG, encoded by the coding sequence ATGGCGTTCTTGGACACGGCCTGGCGGAGCGTGCTGGAGGGATTCTTCATGTTCTGGGGGACGCTGTGGGCGCTCGTGCTGGGCTTCACGCTCTCCGGGGCGGTGCAGGCCTTCGTCTCCCGCCGGGAGATGCAGAAGGCGATGGGCGACCACCGCCCCGCCACGGTGGTGCGCACGGGCCTGCTGGGCGCGGCGTCCTCGAGCTGCTCCTACGCCGCCGCTGCACTGGCGAAGTCGCTGTTCCAGCGCGGGGCCGACTTCACCACCTCGATGGTGTTCATGCTCGCCTCGACGAACCTGGTCGTCGAGCTCGGTCTCGTGCTGTGGCTGCTTGCCGGGTGGCAGTTCGCCCTCGCCGAGTTCGTCGGAGGGGCGATCATGATCGCCCTTTTCGTCCTGATCGCCCCCCGCGTCTTCCCCGCCTCCGAGCTGGAGGCGGCACGGGCCCGCCTCGCGGAGCGCGCCGCCGCCCAGGGCAGCCCCGATGAGGCCGACGAGGCCGAGCGGCACGGCAAGGGGCTGTGGGCGAGGATGCGGTCAGTGTCCGGGTGGGCGGACGCCGCCGGGTACGCGGTCTCGGACGCGACCATGCTCCGCCGCGAGCTGCTCATCGGCTACCTCGTCGCCGGGATCCTGGCCGTCGCCGTACCGCCTGCTGTCTACTCGGCGCTGTTCTTCCCCGGCCATGGGCTCCTCACCGACGCCTGGGACGCCCTCGTCGGCCCGCTCGTGGCGTTCGCCAGCTTCGTCTGCTCGATCGGCAACGTCCCGTTGGCTGCGGCCCTGTACAGGGGCGGGCTCGGCTTCGGCGGCACGGTCGCCTTCGTTTTCGCCGACCTGATCGCCTTCCCGCTGGTCGCCGTCTACGCCAAGCTCTATGGCCGGCGCATCGCCGTGCGAGTCTTCCTGTCCTTCTGGGCGGTGATGAGCGCCGCGGGCCTGGCCACCGACCTGCTCTTCCGCGGCCTCGGCATCGCTGCCCCGGCCCGCCCCGCCGAGATCGTCCCGGCCCGGTTCGAGTGGAACTACACGGCCTGGCTGAACCTGGCCGCGATCGCCGCAGCAGTGGTGCTCTACTGGCTCTACCGCGGGCGGGACCGTTTCGGCACCGCCGGGCGGTACGCGAAGGACCCCGTGTGCGGGATGCAGGTCGAGAAGGCCCACGCCCCCGCCACCCACACCCATGCCGGGCACATGTACTGGTTCTGTTCGGACCGCTGCCACGAGAAGTTCACCGCAGACCCGGACCACTACGCCGCAGAACCCGGCAGCGAGCCCATGGGCACCGAGGACGCCTCGCCGCCGATCGCGGTGGACCCGGTGTGCGGGATGCGTGTGGACCCCGGGAACCCCGGCGGGGGAACCCTCGCCCACGACGGCACTGAATACGCCTTTTGCTCGCCCGGGTGCAGGGAGGCCTTCGCCAGGGACCCCCAGGCCTACCTCGGTGCCGACGGCGGCAGCCCCAGCCATGGGGGCCCGGCCGTCCGCGATCCGGTGTGCGGGATGGAAGTCGACTCCGAGCACGCAGCGGCCCGTTGCCAGCACGAGGGACGGGAGCATCTCTTCTGCTCCACCGGCTGCCGTGACGCCTTCGCCGCTCGGCCGCACGAATTCTCCCAAGGGCACAGGGGCTGA
- a CDS encoding cytochrome P450, whose translation MGRPQSIGRVPAVRLPALIQDVLLWYDPVGQLRRWARRHGDAFTVRLPAVGPILVLGDPSTARQALLSDPRAAEAGTATGRVLPVLGPACVLRQDGSAHQDRRRLLGPAFHGESLERLRTLAAENARREIRTWAEGRPIALLPRMQEVVFATMATAVLGIDDSETVQRLHRAITGMNGPSALARTWMSPVGDGAVRSWLSRRSRRRQSRVDAILAPIIDARRSAEPLGGSDVLSLLIGHERDSGSRIGQEAMNDELTALLLAGYETTAAALGWALERLARHPGAARLLAGSVDGQDSRHLDAFVREVLRWRPPVLDAVRELTTPMELAGFRVPAGTLVVVAPLLVHDNDGRVDAPDAFRPDRFLGARHRGGRNWVPFGGGRRHCLGAELAAVQMEAVLTEVVSAVTLSPASPCVETARLLGTVLVPSRGSAAVIRRRRAPMHTAARGGRPGQGSPP comes from the coding sequence ATGGGCCGACCGCAATCCATCGGCAGGGTCCCGGCCGTCCGGCTGCCGGCGCTCATTCAGGACGTGCTGCTCTGGTACGACCCCGTCGGGCAGCTGCGGAGGTGGGCCAGGCGGCACGGGGACGCCTTCACGGTCAGGCTCCCGGCCGTCGGGCCGATCCTGGTCCTCGGCGATCCTTCGACGGCGCGGCAGGCCCTCCTCAGCGACCCGCGCGCGGCTGAGGCCGGCACCGCGACCGGGCGGGTGCTGCCCGTACTCGGACCCGCCTGCGTCCTGCGGCAGGACGGCAGCGCCCATCAGGACCGCCGGCGCCTCCTGGGACCGGCATTCCACGGAGAGAGCCTGGAGCGGCTCCGGACCCTCGCCGCCGAGAACGCCAGGCGGGAGATCCGGACCTGGGCAGAGGGAAGGCCGATTGCGCTGCTTCCCCGCATGCAGGAGGTGGTCTTCGCCACGATGGCCACCGCCGTCCTGGGCATCGATGACTCCGAGACGGTCCAGAGGCTGCATCGTGCGATTACCGGCATGAACGGCCCATCCGCCCTGGCACGGACCTGGATGTCGCCGGTGGGCGACGGCGCAGTGCGCTCCTGGCTCTCGCGCCGCTCGCGGCGCCGCCAGTCCCGGGTGGACGCCATCCTCGCACCGATCATCGATGCCCGCCGTTCGGCGGAGCCCCTTGGAGGCAGCGACGTGCTTTCGCTGCTCATCGGGCACGAGCGGGACAGCGGGTCCCGCATCGGCCAGGAGGCGATGAACGACGAACTGACCGCCCTGCTGCTGGCAGGCTACGAGACCACAGCCGCAGCACTGGGCTGGGCGCTCGAGCGCCTCGCCCGCCACCCGGGAGCCGCCCGGCTCCTCGCCGGCTCCGTTGACGGGCAGGACTCCCGTCACCTCGACGCGTTCGTGCGGGAGGTGCTGCGCTGGCGTCCGCCCGTCCTAGATGCGGTCCGAGAGCTCACCACGCCGATGGAGCTCGCAGGCTTCCGCGTCCCCGCCGGGACGCTGGTCGTGGTCGCGCCCCTGCTGGTCCACGACAACGACGGGCGGGTGGACGCCCCAGACGCCTTCCGGCCAGACCGCTTCCTCGGCGCCCGCCACCGGGGAGGACGGAACTGGGTCCCCTTCGGCGGCGGGCGCCGCCACTGCCTCGGCGCAGAGCTCGCGGCAGTGCAGATGGAGGCCGTGCTCACCGAGGTGGTCAGCGCAGTCACCCTCTCGCCGGCCTCGCCCTGCGTCGAGACGGCGAGACTCCTGGGCACGGTCTTGGTCCCGTCGCGGGGAAGCGCCGCCGTCATCCGGCGCCGGAGGGCCCCAATGCACACGGCCGCGCGCGGCGGACGCCCTGGGCAGGGCTCCCCGCCCTGA
- a CDS encoding ABC transporter substrate-binding protein, whose product MTISTRLAALAAVPVAALVLSACGGSSSPLSTAPASGQAVAGGPIVVGSANFTESEILADVYAGALNGAGVQATTKTGIGSREVYVKALQDGSIDLVPDYSGNLLRYFDKNATAVSAADVMQALPAVTPKGLAVLDAANAEDKDSIVVTQATADKYSLKTLADLGKVCDQIALGMPPEAKDRPQGLPGLKAKYGCTPKQFVPLSDGGGPVTIKALLDNQIQAADVFTTSPLTSQNHLVTLEDPQNDFAAQQVVPLVRTDRVNDKAKGVLDKVQATLTTADLVKLNEEVSGSAKQDPKAAADAWLKEKGLAG is encoded by the coding sequence GTGACCATCTCTACACGCCTAGCCGCCCTCGCGGCCGTGCCCGTTGCAGCCCTCGTCCTGTCCGCGTGCGGCGGGTCGAGCAGCCCCCTCTCCACGGCCCCCGCCTCCGGCCAGGCCGTCGCGGGCGGCCCGATCGTGGTGGGCTCGGCCAACTTCACCGAGAGCGAGATCCTCGCCGACGTCTACGCCGGGGCGCTCAACGGCGCCGGCGTGCAGGCGACCACGAAGACCGGGATCGGCTCCCGCGAGGTGTACGTCAAGGCGCTCCAGGACGGCTCCATCGACCTCGTCCCGGACTACTCGGGCAACCTCCTGCGCTACTTCGACAAGAACGCCACCGCCGTGAGCGCGGCGGACGTCATGCAGGCGCTCCCCGCCGTGACCCCCAAGGGGCTCGCCGTCCTGGATGCCGCCAACGCGGAGGACAAGGACTCCATCGTGGTCACCCAGGCCACTGCGGACAAGTACAGCCTCAAGACGCTGGCCGACCTCGGGAAGGTCTGCGACCAGATCGCCCTCGGCATGCCGCCCGAGGCGAAGGACCGCCCGCAGGGCCTGCCCGGGCTCAAGGCCAAGTACGGCTGCACGCCGAAGCAGTTCGTCCCTCTCAGCGATGGCGGCGGCCCCGTGACCATCAAGGCGCTTTTGGACAACCAGATCCAGGCCGCGGACGTGTTCACGACCTCGCCGCTCACCTCCCAGAACCACCTCGTGACGCTCGAGGATCCGCAGAACGACTTCGCCGCCCAGCAGGTCGTGCCCCTCGTGCGCACCGACCGGGTCAACGACAAGGCGAAGGGCGTGCTGGACAAGGTCCAGGCGACGCTGACCACGGCGGACCTCGTCAAGCTCAACGAGGAGGTCTCGGGCAGCGCCAAGCAGGACCCGAAGGCTGCCGCGGACGCGTGGCTGAAGGAGAAGGGGCTCGCCGGCTGA
- a CDS encoding class I SAM-dependent methyltransferase, giving the protein MTTPGGQLPAADPEAAKACCAAGYGADAVALLLGPSYHPGGAALTRRLARALGLGPGTRVLDVASGQGTTALLLAREFGCTVAGIDLGARQVEQARSAAAREGLGHLATFSVADAEDLPFEDGSFDALVCECALCTFPDKSRAAAEFARVLVPGGKAGITDVTVRGGRLPEPLTGMAAWVACIADARSPEGYAGLLEAAGLAADRPEDQSPAIARMLDQIEARLAVLAMAAPDALASAGIEPAAVRPYARTVRAEISSGTIGYSLITARKPQTSTTQPSRPTAGGTRP; this is encoded by the coding sequence ATGACGACCCCCGGCGGGCAGCTGCCCGCCGCCGACCCGGAGGCCGCGAAGGCCTGCTGCGCCGCCGGGTACGGCGCCGACGCGGTCGCGCTGCTGCTGGGGCCGAGCTACCACCCCGGCGGCGCGGCGCTCACCCGCCGCCTCGCCCGCGCCCTGGGCCTCGGACCCGGGACCCGGGTGCTGGACGTCGCCTCCGGGCAGGGAACGACGGCGCTGCTGCTCGCCAGGGAGTTCGGCTGCACCGTGGCCGGGATCGACCTCGGTGCCCGGCAGGTCGAGCAGGCGAGGTCGGCAGCAGCCCGGGAAGGCCTGGGCCATCTGGCGACCTTCTCGGTCGCGGACGCCGAGGACCTCCCGTTCGAGGACGGATCGTTCGACGCGCTCGTATGCGAGTGCGCCCTCTGCACCTTCCCGGACAAGTCCCGCGCCGCAGCCGAATTCGCCCGCGTCCTCGTCCCCGGAGGCAAAGCCGGGATCACCGACGTCACCGTCCGCGGGGGCCGCCTCCCCGAGCCCCTGACCGGGATGGCCGCATGGGTCGCCTGCATCGCCGACGCCCGAAGCCCCGAAGGCTACGCCGGGCTGCTCGAAGCGGCAGGGCTCGCCGCCGACCGCCCAGAGGACCAGAGCCCCGCCATCGCCCGGATGCTCGACCAGATCGAGGCCCGCCTCGCCGTCCTGGCCATGGCGGCCCCGGACGCACTCGCCTCGGCCGGCATCGAACCCGCGGCCGTGCGCCCGTACGCCCGCACAGTGCGGGCCGAGATCAGCTCCGGCACGATCGGCTACAGCCTCATCACCGCCCGCAAACCCCAGACGAGCACGACCCAGCCCAGCCGCCCGACCGCAGGAGGAACCCGCCCGTGA